Genomic DNA from Candidatus Margulisiibacteriota bacterium:
TATCTGTAAGTGCAAGTCCTGTCTTGGCTCCAACAGTTTTGGCATGCGCTGCCCATTTTCCGTTTCCTGTACCGAAGACATTGGCTGCTATACCGTTGGTTGTGAGATCGTCATCTTCAACATATACATTGGAGCTTAAACCTGCTACGTTTTGGGAAATTTTTACAGCATTATTGGATAGCTCTGCTGTAACCCCGGTAACCTGTGAGTTTATTGCTGATATCAGTTCGTTTACCGAGCTGTTTACACCATTACTTAGTGTAATACCATGAGCAACTCCGTTTACAACGACTTTAAAAGTGCTAAGGTCTGTTACCCCCAAAGCTGATAAAGTTTCAGTACCATTCAACGAATTACGTTCTCCCAAATGGGTTTCAGCCTGAACACTTACATAGTGAGTTCCTACAACATCGGTTATAGGAAAAGGTGTCGTATTGGTTTCATCCATGGCAGTAGTACTTCCTGAATACTTACCATAGACGCGTTCTACATTGGCCGAGTTTCCTGCAGCCAGTTTAGGAGTACCTAACATATCAGAAGTGGAATCCAGATTGTGCGCGTACTGGATTTTTGTACTGGCATTGGCGTTGATGGTTTGGCCTACCGGAATGGTAATGCCGGAAATTGAAGAGTTCCTGTCTATTTCACCTGTACTGGTTGCTTGCCAGCCCATAACTTTCATGCCGTTGGCATGTACCATAGTACCGTTGGCGTCAAAGGAGAATGAACCTGCTCTTGTAAAGGTGGTATTGCTTCCGTCACTCAGAATGAAGAAGCCGTTCCCCTGTATTGCCAGGTCACTCATGGTACCTGTAGATTGCAGGTTGCCTTGTGAATGCGATACATCGATTGCTGAAGTGCCCACACCTAATCCGACTTGTATCGGGTTGGTACCGCCTCTGCCGCTGTCAATAGGTGTTGACGCACCACGGATTGTTTGGCTTAACAGATCATTAAACTGAATACGTGAACTTTTGTAACCGACTGTGTTTACGTTGGATATATTGTTACCGATTACATCCAGTCCGATTTGATGGTTACGGAGACCGGATAAACCAGAGAACATGGATCGTAACATATTTTGCCCTCCTTAATTTGCTGGTTCCCTACAGGAGGACCAACCAGCATTTTTCTACAAAATTTTATTTACCTAACTAATAATCGCGCTATCAATATTGGTAATCACTTGCTCTTTCATGGAACTTTTATCCATAGCCGTTACCACGGTCCGATTGGCAATGCTCACTACCAGAGCCAAATCGTCCACAAGAACCAGTGAATCCCGCGAACCTTTTTCCGATGCCTTATCTATGGCTGACGTAATACGTTGTAAATCGTCTTTTGAGATTTCGATATTTCTTTTTTGTAACCTGGCAATAGCATGATTGGAAAAATGGACAATATTATTTTCGTCTGAAAGTCCAAGTTTTTGTTTGAATTCTTCCCGGAACTTGCTCTCAGCGATCTTGCGGTCGCTTTGCACCTCGACGCGCTGGCCGATTTGTTCCGATTGAATTCGTTGTATGTCCTGACTGAATTTGTCCAAGTTGTTCATGCTAGCTTACTCACACCTCCTTCCGTTAATTATTTTATTAATAAACCACATCTATATTTGCCAGGGATATTTCTTTTGAGGAAACAGTGCCCCACAAACTGCTTAACGCTGTCGGCATCTCGTCTGAACTTGAATAGCCCAGTGCTGATGCATAGGCGTCCAGAGAAGAAATAGAAGAATTAAACTGCAATGTATCTGTGCTTTGAGAAGCTGATGTAAATAAAATATCTTTGAAACTATCGTAGTTTAGCGAAGAATCGCTAAAAGCTTTTATTGTTTTTGCTTTATCCGCGGTATAATCTCCTGATGGCATGAGAAGTGTATATTTGCCGGAAAGAAATTTTACTCCACCTATAACACCGGTAGATTGTATGCCTGTATCAGGGTCTGTAGTAACTACTGTTTTTCCGATAAGAGAATATGCCTGTCCGCCTTCCAGGCTTTGCTGCATATTCTGCATGGACTCCAGAGAACTGAACTGGGCCAGCTGAGCTACGAAACTTTCGTTATTCATGGGAGACATTGGGTCCTGATACTTGAGCTGGGTAACGAGCAATTGCAAAAACTCGTCTTTACCCATATCATTAGTTTTTTTTGTTGTGGACGCAACCGAGTTAAAGGCGTTGGTCTGAACTTGTGTTGCACTGCTTGCCATTTGTTTTCCTCCTTCAGGCTATTGAATTTAGAGCCCCGTTATAATAATCATCTGACAAAGAGGGGTCATTCGGGTTTATTCCTGCTACGTTATTAGATTTTCCCAGATCAAACCCTGACCTGTTCTTTGTATCCTGTTCCAATAAATTATTGAATGACTGCCCATTGCTACCCTGTGTGTTAACCTCGACTGATATGGCAGCCAAATGTCCGTTTTGGGCCAGAGCGTCCTTCAACTGATTGAAATTACTTTCCAGAATTGATTTAACTACATCACTGTTAACCTGAAATTTGGCTGTAAGCAATGATGCTTCCTGTGCAGAATTTGTGTGCTCTCTGGTCAGGCTAACCTTTATATCGCCGAGTTCACGGGGATGAAGTTGCAGAGTCAGTTCGGTCTGTCCTTTTAATTTGGTGAGTGTAACAAAATTTTTGAATTGATTAATAACTTGATATTGCTTTTCTATATTGGCTATTCTTTCAGTATTGGGAGTAAAAGGTTTGGCTGTCTGAACAGGTTCTTTGGGTTGAGATAACTCTTTTTGCAGAGATTGAATAAAATCTTCGCTTTTTTCATTATTCTGCGGAGCTGAAAGTGTTTTTTCTTTCCATTTAAATACAAGCTCTTTACTTACCTCATCTTTATCCTTAAGAAAAGTAATTTTGATATTTGTTTTATTTGCCTCATCATTCATAGATATTCCCTGAAAAGTTATTTCATTTTCTTTCGCTGTTTCGATATTTACATTTTTTTCAGGTTTCTGGATAGCTATGGGTTCCGTAATCATAACGGTTTTTACTGTATCCTTTTGCTTATAATCAAGAATTTTGCCATCCATAGCAGTTAACAGTTCTTCAAATTTTTCCTGCAGGTTTTGCACAAATTCTTTTATAGAAGTTTTATCAGTTCCTGACTGTGAAGAAATATCTGTTGAATTTGTCTGTACAGTGAGGTCGCTGAGTGATTGTAAAAGAGAATTAAGATCATCCTGTTGTTGTCCGGCCGAGCTATTCGTATTACCGGTTTTGGCATTATCAGTATTTTGAGCAACTTTTTCTGTCCCCTGTTTTTTTATGCCTGTATCCGCAGACTCTGTTTTAATATCATTGGGTGCGAATTTATCTTTCAGGGTTTGGAGCTGGGTATGAACGGTATTTAATAAATCTTCAATGGAACTGATGTCTTTTTGGTCCAGTTGCGGTTTTATTTCTTTGGAAAGCAAAGATATTTTCAGGTTAAGTTTGAGGACCAATTCTTTGCTTTCTTCATCATTTGCCGGCAGGTATTGATCCAGCTTGGTCAAAAGCATCTGCATTTGATGCAGTATGGATAAGAGTTTCTTATAGGTGAGAGAATCTACATCTGTTTTTGAATCTGATTTTTCCGGCTTGTCGGTTTTAGAGGTTTTTTGAAAAATCAGGGATAATAAGTTGGTTGCTTTGGATTTGTTGTCTACAGATTCCTCTATTAATTTACTTAATTTTTCCAGCATTTTTTCTTCATTTGTATCTGTTTTCCCCATAGATGTTTTTGTCGAACCATCTGTATTGGTAGATGTAACAGCTTCTGTCCCTCCGTTTATTTGTTGCTTGAGTTGTTGAACGTAGCGCACATTTTCTCTGGATGCCAGCATATTATTCTCTAATTGAGGTGTGTCGCTTTGTTTTATATCTGCTAGTTCCGGCTGCTGGAACTGGTCTTTAAGGATCATAGAAAACTGGTCACTGCCTATTGAATCGGCAAAAAAACTTTTGTCCGAAAGAATATTTTCCATCTGTATGTTCGAAAACGATACAGCTTGCATAGGTCCCCCCCTTTAGTAAAAGCACTGACACTCACAAAATATGCGAGAGTCGCTTCCCTAATATGTAATATTCTTCCGTGAAAAACCCCTGTACAAAATCCCTGTTGTACTTAATATATTACTTATTAATTTAAAAATGTAAAGGGGGGTGGGCTAAAAAAATATTTTTTATCATTAAATTTTTATTCCATTTATTATAAACTATAGGTTAGTGAATGTTGAGAAATTTTAGAATAAACGGATAACAAAATGCCCGAAGAGAATAAAAAACCAAATAAACCGGAAGAGAATAAAAAAGAGGGTAATCCAGCTCCTCCCAGAGAAAGACCGCAAAGACCGGTTGAAGATGAGATAGAAACATCAGTAAGCAAAGTGAATCTGCGTGAAGAAATATCCAGGATCACTATTAAGACGCTTACATATATTGCTGCCCTGCTGATTTTCTTTTTGTTATTTTATCTTATATTAGCCAATCTGGCTTTTTTTGGAATTATTCCAAAACGCGTGGCTTATAATCTTCCTGTTATCGGGCATTATGTCAGAAAAATTGTCTCTACTGAGAAACGTATCCAATGGGCTAAAGAACTTTTGGAAGACAAAAAACAGATGAAAAAAGTAGGCGAACTGAATATTGATATAACCGAAGAAAGTGATATTGAAGGCGCCATATCGAAAACTCCTTTTTTGAATAAACTGAGAGTGATAAAAAATCGGGTCAAAAACAGAGAATTCGCGGAAGTCTGGATTGATAATGT
This window encodes:
- a CDS encoding flagellar hook-length control protein FliK, with the protein product MQAVSFSNIQMENILSDKSFFADSIGSDQFSMILKDQFQQPELADIKQSDTPQLENNMLASRENVRYVQQLKQQINGGTEAVTSTNTDGSTKTSMGKTDTNEEKMLEKLSKLIEESVDNKSKATNLLSLIFQKTSKTDKPEKSDSKTDVDSLTYKKLLSILHQMQMLLTKLDQYLPANDEESKELVLKLNLKISLLSKEIKPQLDQKDISSIEDLLNTVHTQLQTLKDKFAPNDIKTESADTGIKKQGTEKVAQNTDNAKTGNTNSSAGQQQDDLNSLLQSLSDLTVQTNSTDISSQSGTDKTSIKEFVQNLQEKFEELLTAMDGKILDYKQKDTVKTVMITEPIAIQKPEKNVNIETAKENEITFQGISMNDEANKTNIKITFLKDKDEVSKELVFKWKEKTLSAPQNNEKSEDFIQSLQKELSQPKEPVQTAKPFTPNTERIANIEKQYQVINQFKNFVTLTKLKGQTELTLQLHPRELGDIKVSLTREHTNSAQEASLLTAKFQVNSDVVKSILESNFNQLKDALAQNGHLAAISVEVNTQGSNGQSFNNLLEQDTKNRSGFDLGKSNNVAGINPNDPSLSDDYYNGALNSIA
- a CDS encoding flagellar hook capping FlgD N-terminal domain-containing protein; this translates as MASSATQVQTNAFNSVASTTKKTNDMGKDEFLQLLVTQLKYQDPMSPMNNESFVAQLAQFSSLESMQNMQQSLEGGQAYSLIGKTVVTTDPDTGIQSTGVIGGVKFLSGKYTLLMPSGDYTADKAKTIKAFSDSSLNYDSFKDILFTSASQSTDTLQFNSSISSLDAYASALGYSSSDEMPTALSSLWGTVSSKEISLANIDVVY